CAGGTGGGGAGCCAGTTGGGaggcgggaggtggaggttgggacGCGGAGAGACTGGCTTGGGCTTGGCGATGGGAGGACCCGGACCCGCCGTCCTCAGGCGGCGGGCGGCAGGTGGCGGGAGGCGGGAGGCGGGGACCGGGCCAGCGGAGGTGGGGAGCCTGGAAGCTGGCCCTCGCGAGGCGGCGCGGGGAGGGTGGGTGAAGAGCGCCTGTGCGCGCTAGGCGGAGCCTCACCCGCCGCCCTCCTCTGCGGCACCGCCCCTTCCATGGCAGGGCTGACCCCGCCTCCTCCATCCGACCCCGCCTCCTCCAGCCCTCCCCGCCCCACTACCCAGGAAGGCGGAGCTGGGTGCGAGCGCCCTACCGCTTTCGCTTTCCCTTCGCGGTGCCCACTCCACTCCTTGTGCGGCGCTAGGCCCCCCGTCCCGGTCATGGCCATGCTCAGGGTCCAGCCCGAGGCCCAAGCCAAGGTGAGCGCCGCGGGGTCTAGAAAGGGCCCACTGGGGAGGCGTGGCTGGAGCGGCCGGGGGCATCCCCGACCCGCCCCCCAGGCTCCCACGCGAGTCGGGGGCAGTCGGCCGAGCTGGCGCGCCCGGAGCACCTGCGCCCCGGGGAGGGCGGCGACTGCTGCCTGCGGGGAGAGGCGAGGCGGCCGTGGTTCTGCGGGGTGAGGTGAAGCGGAGAGCTGGCGTGGAGGGGAACTCCGCTGGCCTGGGGCCGGGGCCACACACAGACTGGGTGCGGGACTGCCCCAGCTACCTTCTGGCCTTTCCCTCAGGGAGGGTCCCGGGGCCCACCCCATCCCTGTCCTACTTGCAGAGGACTCTCAGCAcccctcctcacacctgccaGGCGACCCCAGAGATCTGTTCTCACGTGAACACTGGCCCTTCACCGCCAGGAATGTTCTCATCCCCCATATCCAGCCCCAGGGATACCCACTCCACTTTCCGTAGATCCAGGTCTGCAGAGATCCACCTTCTCCACCACCCCAACCCACCCTACAGGCATCCATCTCGCTTTCTTCAGGTCTGGCCTTAGAGGGATCCCCTCCACCCTTCCCCAGGTCAGGCCCTACATAACCCTAAGGGAACTGTCCTCAAATGAACTGGCCTTAAAGCCAAGTTTCTGAAGGGATGCGTGTGCCCCACAGGTGGATGTGTTTCGTGAAGACCTCTGTACCAAGGTAAGACATGCCCCATCAGCGTGGCCCCACCCCTGCCCAACTCCTACTGCTCAACCCTGCCTCACTACCTAGGACGGGCATTTGATGCTGACTCCCatcctcctccacccccacctcacaCACAGACAGAGAACCTGCTCGGGAGCTATTTCCCCAAGAAGATTTCTGAGCTGGATGCATTTTTAAAGGTACCGCGGCTGGGCAGGGAGCTAGGGAGTAAAGGCCAAGAGAAGAGTCTGGAGGCTGTGAGAGTGAGGTGAGAGGAACTCCCTCACCTccagccctcctcccaccctacaCCAGGAGCCAGCTCTCAATGAAGCCAACTTGAGCAATCTGAAGGCCCCATTGGACATCCCAGTGCCTGATCCAgtcaaggagaaagagaaagaggagcgGAAGAAACAGCAGGAGGCAAGCTGGGAAGACCTGGGAGAAGGGATCCAACTATGGGGGTAATCAACCTTAGTCCTGACTCTCATGAGCTCCTCTCTTTCTGCAGAAGGAAGACAAGGATGAAAAGAAGAAGGGGGAGGATGAAGACAAAGGTACTTGAAACCACAATGGTGGGAAGAGACTTGAGTCCCACTCACAGGAGCTCCTCCTAAGGATTTCTTTCCAGTCTCCCCTTCGCCCCTCACACAGGCTCAATCATGTGACTGACCCATTGCTCACTCTCTAGGTCCTCCCTGTGGCCCAGTGAACTGCAATGAAAAGATCGTGGTCCTTCTGCAGCGCTTGAAGCCTGAGATCAAGGATGTCATTGAGCAGCTCAACCTGGTAAGCCCTCCCCCTTAAACTCTCAGGCTTCAAGTCAAACCATTGTCCTCTTGGTCCCTGCCATTTAGGGCCTGGCACTTGCCAGGTTTTAGCAAGAGAGGGCACAGCAAGTGAAACCAGAAGTCCAGGCCCTGGGGCTCAGGATAGACCCGGCACGCCTCCACCCAGTGTGGGGAGGGAAGCAAGGGAGAATATGAAACTGGGAATTGGGTAGAGGGCTGATGTGGCATTATGCCATTCCCTCTTCCCAGGTCACCACCTGGTTGCAGCTGCAGATACCTCGGATTGAGGATGGTAACAATTTTGGAGTGGCTGTCCAGGTGAGAGCGCTGCCCCACTTCCCTGCTCTTTTCTAGTCCATGCTTCCTTCCACTTTCCCCCTTGCTTTTTTTCCCTAGGAGAAGGTGTTTGAGCTGATGACCAGCCTCCACACCAAGCTAGAAGGCTTCCACACTCAAATCTCTAAGTGAGTGACCACCCATGTgcacactgtttttgttttgggagACCTCCTTCTTCTACTCCATACACACTTCTCCTTCCACAGGTATTTCTCTGAGCGTGGTGATGCAGTGACTAAAGCAGCCAAGCAGCCCCATGTGGTAGGTGAGGCCCAGGTCAGGGTGCATGGGGGAAGGACACATGTAAGGTCAGGCCTGACCCGAGCTTCCCACAGGGTGATTATCGGCAGCTGGTGCACGAGCTGGATGAGGCAGAGTACCGGGACATCCGGCTGATGGTCATGGAGATCCGCAATGCTTATGTGAGGAggcaagggcagggcaggggtgggcagAGGCAGCTTTCCCAGGCCACCCACTCCCTGACCCTGCAGGCTAGGGGTTAAGGGTGACAAAGCTCAGCTTCTCCACAAGGCTAGAAATGGGGCACAGAGCCACTGGAGGCCTCTGACTGACCTCTACTCCCTGGCCCTGTAGGCTGTGTTATATGACATCATCCTGAAGAACTTCGAGAAGCTCAAGAAGCCCAGGGGAGAAACAAAGGGAATGATCTATTGAGAGCcctctctcccattctgtgatGAGTACAGCAGAGACCTTCCTGCTTTTTACTGGGGACTCCAGATTTTCCCCAAACTTGCTTCTGTTGAGATTTTTCCCTCACCTTGCCTCTCAGGCACAATAAATATAGTTATACCACTGCCCATCAGCCCAAGTCTCTTTATTGGAACCGGGCCCCGCTGGCCCTGGCTCAggcatttccatttccattagTGGGACCAACCCACTGGGTGATTTGAGTGTTGAGCCGCTGGTTGGTCCAGTCCTGCCGGATGTCATCAAGGTGGCAGTCAAAGTCCACAAGGTGCTGGTGGGCCCGATCTTCCAGTAGAGCTCCCACCATCTGCCGTGACTCTTCCCAGTCCCTCCACATCACTCTGAAATAGTAACCCCCATGGAGGTCAAACAGCAAGTAGTGGGTCCAGACACAGACTTAACAGAGATTGGGTCTAGAGAAAGACCCTTGGGGCAGGGCCAAGGACAGAGGAGACCCAGGAGCCTTGGGCTTCTAAGAAGAGGTAGAGGGAGTGGGGTACTCACAAGTTCTTATCCTTAGGGACCCAGCGGAGACCTTGGTTCTCCAGGACGATGACCGGGGGCAcacgaggctgaggcaccagTTTCTGATTATCCAACTGAGTGGACAAAGATGGGCAAGTGAGAGTTTCAAGGGTCCCCCCACCCTACTTGCTTTTCACCTCCCCACCCAGAAACCCAAGCCTCACCATAATAAGTACTGCATCAGGGAAGAATTCTGCAATTCGCCCAGCAATTTTCAAGGCCAGGGGCCCAGGGCTGTGTAGAGGGAAGATCAGAGGAGTGAGGAGCCAACTGTGGGCAAAACCCATCCATTTGAGCTGGGCCTCCCAGGTCTCATAGGTGTGGGCGCAGCTGTGGCCTTTCCCTGTAGGTGGCCTGCGGGGATCGGGCCTGCTGGATGCTTGATGCACGACTGCTTGATGCTTGAGTGCTGTGGGAGACAGGTGCTCAGATATTGCTGGTGAGAGTGGAAACCAAAGGTGGTCTTTTTGGAAGGTAATTTGGCATAACCATCCAAATTGAAACTGTATACATACTATACATATgctgacccagaaattctacttatAAAGAATTTATGGTAATCATAGGACAGTGTCTGTAAtaaaacactggaaacaacctcaatgtttaaagtattaaataaattagaGTACATTCATATTCAGACTATATAGCTGTTACGGTAGATCTTGGTGTGGAAATGGGATGATgtcaagtatttattaagtgaGGGAGAAACGCAAATTACAAAACAGTACCTCTAATTGCTCCATGTATatgattaatatatatatatatatatatatgtcttttcctatatgtatatatataaggaAACTGCCTTATTTTTGAAGTTGCTGGTTGGGATTTCTCTGTTCTTTCAGCCCCTGGGGGACACCTCAGTTAAAGCAAGATCAGTCTGTTGgccgagagtggtggctcacgcctgtaatcccagcactttgggagtccgaggcgcgtggatcacctgaggtcaagttctagaccagcctggccaacatggcgaaaccccatctctactaaaaataaaaaataataataaattaaaaaaataaaaaaaattagccgggcatggtggcgctcatctgtgatcccagctactcgggaggctgaggcaggagaatcgcttgaatctaggaggtggaagttccagtgagccgagattgcgccactgcactccagcctgggagacagagggagactccgtctcaaaaaaaaaaaaaaaatcagtctgttGATACACAGTTGTCCTCCCCGCCCCAACGGCACTCCAGGGCAGGGCTCTGTcctattcatctttatattcccTCACTCCAGTACCCAGCATAGTGCCTGGTGTAAAGCCCCTGCTCCTAAGCGTTTgatgaaggaaagataaaaggaACGACCTTGGTTCATCTTGtgcgcccccgccccgcccaccGCCCCACGCATCCTCGCCCTCTATTCCTCCAATCCCCAACCCGCCATaatcctttccttcttcctctggcTACGCCACTCACCTCTGATCGTTCACAGCTGCATTGGCATGGTAGTAACCAGCCACCACCAGACCGGCCTGTGCTCCCCACACATCCACCTGTCGTAGGAAAGGGGCCATCAGTAATTAAATTGTGCCGCTGGCTTTGTGGATGCGCACTGCTGCCAAGGGACCGGGGATGAACTTGGGCTGGGGTGTTGGGTGGGTTCGCGGTGGGGGATGGGCATCCAACGGAGGCACCTGGTTGAGGGCGACCTCCAACATGACGGACAGGGCCAGGTGGCTGTGGAAGAGGGGCACACAGTCGGTGAGGCACAGGCATTCTCCAGACCGCGGCGCTGGCGCCAAAAACAGCCCGTTGACTGCGGCGTGTGGGTACCGGGCAGCATGCAGGCACATCTTCACGTAGGCCAGGGCCGAGATCTCCACCTCC
This genomic stretch from Homo sapiens chromosome 14, GRCh38.p14 Primary Assembly harbors:
- the PSME1 gene encoding proteasome activator complex subunit 1 isoform 1 (isoform 1 is encoded by transcript variant 1), with amino-acid sequence MAMLRVQPEAQAKVDVFREDLCTKTENLLGSYFPKKISELDAFLKEPALNEANLSNLKAPLDIPVPDPVKEKEKEERKKQQEKEDKDEKKKGEDEDKGPPCGPVNCNEKIVVLLQRLKPEIKDVIEQLNLVTTWLQLQIPRIEDGNNFGVAVQEKVFELMTSLHTKLEGFHTQISKYFSERGDAVTKAAKQPHVGDYRQLVHELDEAEYRDIRLMVMEIRNAYAVLYDIILKNFEKLKKPRGETKGMIY
- the EMC9 gene encoding ER membrane protein complex subunit 9 isoform b (isoform b is encoded by transcript variant 5), which produces MGFAHSWLLTPLIFPLHSPGPLALKIAGRIAEFFPDAVLIMLDNQKLVPQPRVPPVIVLENQGLRWVPKDKNLVMWRDWEESRQMVGALLEDRAHQHLVDFDCHLDDIRQDWTNQRLNTQITQWVGPTNGNGNA
- the EMC9 gene encoding ER membrane protein complex subunit 9 isoform a (isoform a is encoded by transcript variant 1) — its product is MGEVEISALAYVKMCLHAARYPHAAVNGLFLAPAPRSGECLCLTDCVPLFHSHLALSVMLEVALNQVDVWGAQAGLVVAGYYHANAAVNDQSPGPLALKIAGRIAEFFPDAVLIMLDNQKLVPQPRVPPVIVLENQGLRWVPKDKNLVMWRDWEESRQMVGALLEDRAHQHLVDFDCHLDDIRQDWTNQRLNTQITQWVGPTNGNGNA
- the EMC9 gene encoding ER membrane protein complex subunit 9 isoform X3, with amino-acid sequence MGEVEISALAYVKMCLHAARYPHAAVNGLFLAPAPRSGECLCLTDCVPLFHSHLALSVMLEVALNQVDVWGAQAGLVVAGYYHANAAVNDQSTQASSSRASSIQQARSPQATYRERPQLRPHL
- the PSME1 gene encoding proteasome activator complex subunit 1 isoform 3 (isoform 3 is encoded by transcript variant 3), with amino-acid sequence MAMLRVQPEAQAKVDVFREDLCTKTENLLGSYFPKKISELDAFLKEPALNEANLSNLKAPLDIPVPDPVKEKEKEERKKQQEKEDKDEKKKGEDEDKGPPCGPVNCNEKIVVLLQRLKPEIKDVIEQLNLVTTWLQLQIPRIEDGNNFGVAVQEKVFELMTSLHTKLEGFHTQISKYFSERGDAVTKAAKQPHVGDYRQLVHELDEAEYRDIRLMVMEIRNAYVRRLCYMTSS
- the PSME1 gene encoding proteasome activator complex subunit 1 isoform 4 (isoform 4 is encoded by transcript variant 4), with the translated sequence MAMLRVQPEAQAKVDVFREDLCTKTENLLGSYFPKKISELDAFLKEPALNEANLSNLKAPLDIPVPDPVKEKEKEERKKQQEKEDKDEKKKGEDEDKGPPCGPVNCNEKIVVLLQRLKPEIKDVIEQLNLVTTWLQLQIPRIEDGNNFGVAVQLEGFHTQISKYFSERGDAVTKAAKQPHVGDYRQLVHELDEAEYRDIRLMVMEIRNAYAVLYDIILKNFEKLKKPRGETKGMIY
- the PSME1 gene encoding proteasome activator complex subunit 1 isoform 2 (isoform 2 is encoded by transcript variant 2), with protein sequence MAMLRVQPEAQAKVDVFREDLCTKTENLLGSYFPKKISELDAFLKEPALNEANLSNLKAPLDIPVPDPVKEKEKEERKKQQEKEDKDEKKKGEDEDKGPPCGPVNCNEKIVVLLQRLKPEIKDVIEQLNLVTTWLQLQIPRIEDGNNFGVAVQEKVFELMTSLHTKLEGFHTQISKYFSERGDAVTKAAKQPHVGDYRQLVHELDEAEYRDIRLMVMEIRNAYVRRQGQGRGGQRQLSQATHSLTLQARG